A single genomic interval of Burkholderia cepacia ATCC 25416 harbors:
- a CDS encoding MarR family winged helix-turn-helix transcriptional regulator produces the protein MTGGLYDPENITLETSLGYYLSKAKQALVERMDRALEPLDLTAQQIGVILLLARGYARTPFELSRKMSYDSGSMTRMLDRLERKGLIARSRSEQDRRMIELTLTERGAEAARALPSLIATALNAQLDGFSADELATLTGLLQRFIANGPGTAGCPKPDDEADC, from the coding sequence ATGACCGGCGGCCTCTACGATCCCGAGAACATCACGCTGGAAACGAGCCTCGGCTATTACCTGTCGAAGGCGAAGCAGGCGCTCGTCGAGCGGATGGATCGCGCGCTCGAGCCGCTCGACCTCACCGCGCAGCAAATCGGCGTGATCCTGCTGCTGGCGCGCGGTTATGCGCGTACACCGTTCGAGCTGTCCCGCAAGATGTCGTACGACAGCGGCTCGATGACCCGAATGCTCGACCGGCTGGAACGCAAGGGGCTGATTGCCCGTTCGCGCAGCGAGCAGGACCGCCGGATGATCGAGCTGACGCTGACCGAACGCGGCGCCGAAGCCGCCCGTGCGCTGCCGTCGCTGATCGCGACCGCGCTCAACGCGCAGCTCGACGGTTTCTCGGCCGACGAGCTTGCGACGCTCACCGGCCTGCTGCAACGCTTCATCGCCAACGGTCCCGGCACGGCCGGCTGCCCGAAACCCGACGACGAAGCGGACTGCTGA